Sequence from the Pirellulales bacterium genome:
TTATGCTTCAGTCATTTCGCGAAGAAAATCGCAATCTGCTCGTTAACATCAGCGGTAAGCTTATTCACCGTGACCAGGCCGGCATCAGCCCGTTTGATTCGGTCGTGCAAGGTGGCGACGCGGTATGGGAAGGCTTGCGGCTATATCAAGGACGCATTTTCAAACTGCACGAACATCTGGAGCGGCTGTTTAGCTCCGCCAAGGCGTTGGCCTTTCAGCAAATTCCCTCGCGGGAAGAAATTGTGGAGCAAATCCGCCGCACGCTGGAAGCGAATAATATGCGCGACGGCGTGCACATCCGCCTGACGTTAACGCGCGGCGTTAAAGTCACCTCCGGCATGGATCCGCGGTTGAACCAATCGGGCCCCACGCTGATTGTGCTGGCCGAGTTCAAGCCGCCGGTGTATGACCGCGAGGGGATCGTGCTCATTACCAGCAGCATTCGCCGTCCGCCGCCCGATTGCCTCGATCCGAAAATTCATCACAACAATTTATTGCCGTCCATCTTGGCAAAAATCGAAGCGAATTTGGCCAGCGCCGACGACGCGCTCATGCTCGATGTAAACGGCTTCCTGGCGGAAACCAACGCCACGCATGTATTTTTGGTGCATCATGGCGCGGTGTTGACCGGCCACGTGCGGGCTTGCCCGGAAGGAATTACCCGTTCGGTGGTCATCGAGCTGTGCCGCAAAAACGACATCGAATTCCGGCAGGAAGATTTATCGCTGACCGATGTCTACCGGGCCGACGAAATGTTCTGCACGGGCACCATGGGAGAGCTAGCGCCCGTCGTGCAAGTGAACGGGCGCAAAATCGGCAGCGGGCAGCGGGGCGCGGTAACGCAACGCCTGGCGGCGCTATTTGCTGAACTGACGGCGCACGAAGGCGTGCCGATCGTTTAAGCTCGTTGAATATCCAGGGGCGAACTAGATCGCAGTTACGCGCCACCCTCTGCGGCGGCCATAGGCCAACAAAAAAGTTCCCGCCGCCAACAGTTCCCAGGCC
This genomic interval carries:
- a CDS encoding aminotransferase class IV gives rise to the protein MLQSFREENRNLLVNISGKLIHRDQAGISPFDSVVQGGDAVWEGLRLYQGRIFKLHEHLERLFSSAKALAFQQIPSREEIVEQIRRTLEANNMRDGVHIRLTLTRGVKVTSGMDPRLNQSGPTLIVLAEFKPPVYDREGIVLITSSIRRPPPDCLDPKIHHNNLLPSILAKIEANLASADDALMLDVNGFLAETNATHVFLVHHGAVLTGHVRACPEGITRSVVIELCRKNDIEFRQEDLSLTDVYRADEMFCTGTMGELAPVVQVNGRKIGSGQRGAVTQRLAALFAELTAHEGVPIV